A stretch of Acipenser ruthenus chromosome 1, fAciRut3.2 maternal haplotype, whole genome shotgun sequence DNA encodes these proteins:
- the LOC117408716 gene encoding isochorismatase domain-containing protein 1: protein MAELQQHSNNNHFPILFSFSVFSRPSSLPVGSGYEVLIQKFLSLYGDQIDIHRKFVIQLFSEEWGQYIDLPKSFAVAEKCKLRLVPLQMTMTTLGNLTPATTVFFCCDMQERFRPAIKYFGDIISVGQRLLQGARILGIPVIVSEQYPKGLGSTVQELDLTGVKLVIPKTKFSMVLPEVEAALAEIPGVRSVVLFGVETHVCIQQTALDLIGRGLEVHIVADSTSSRSMMDRVFALERLARIGIIVTTSESILLQLVSDKDHPKFKEIQNIIKASAPESGLLSKV from the exons ATGGCGGAACTACAACAGCACAGCAACAACAATCACTTCCCGATCTTATTTTCCTTTTCCGTCTTCTCTCGGCCCTCATCATTGCCTGTCGGTTCGGGTTACGAGGTTCTGATCCAGAAGTTTTTGTCCCTGTATGGTGATCAAATCGACATTCACCGGAAGTTTGTTATTCAGCTTTTTTCAGAAGAATGGGGGCAGTACATTGATTTACCCAAAAGCTTTGCAGTGGCTGAAAAATGCAAACTACGACTGGTCCCTCTGCAAATGACA ATGACTACACTTGGGAATCTCACGCCAGCAACCACTGTATTTTTTTGCTGTGATATGCAGGAAAGATTCAGACCAGCTATCAAATACTTTGGGGATATTATAAGTGTCGGGCAACGACTG cttCAAGGGGCTCGCATATTGGGAATTCCAGTTATTGTTTCTGAACAGTATCCTAAAGGATTGGGGAGCACAGTTCAAGAACTAGACCTAACAGGGGTGAAGCTTGTGATCCCCAAGACCAAATTTTCTATGGTTTTGCCTGAAGTTGAAGCAGCACTTGCAGAAATTCCAGGAGTCCGCAGTGTTGTCTTGTTTGGGGTTGAA ACCCATGTATGTATCCAGCAAACAGCACTGGATTTGATTGGAAGGGGGTTGGAAGTTCACATAGTAGCCGATTCAACCTCTTCCAGAAGCATGATGGACAGAGTGTTTGCATTGGAG CGTCTAGCTCGCATTGGGATAATAGTGACCACGAGTGAATCTATACTTCTGCAGCTTGTGTCTGACAAAGACCACCCCAAATTCAAAGAGATTCAGAATATTATCAAGGCGAGTGCTCCTGAGTCAGGGCTGCTTTCCAAGGTCTAA